agccagcctagcctcccttaGCAGGGTATttacagcctgggagcagccaccaagaaagccctctcTTGGATCACCACCAATCATGCCTCTGAAGACAACATTACTGAAAGAAGCGCTGTTCCCAAAGaccttaaaacccaggcaggctaaTACGGGAGAAGGCAGTTTTTCAGTTGCCTAGTCCAGCAGTCTGACCAACCTGTCAGACCTAGTAACAATGCAAACTCTGTTTTGTAGATCTGATCTAACCTCAAGTCCATCTGTTACTATGCCTCTTACCCTTGGTTTCTGTCTGCTGATCCGCTATCTCACCTCCAAGCCTGCGTATGAGCATACCTCCTACCTTTGGCCTATGTGACAATTGTTATGTAAGACCAGACTCttgctgagttcggacgacatgctaatcaacagttgtttcccattctgttcctattacccccaccccacccccctgttgATTAGCATTTCGTCTGAACTCAGCTTCTGTGGCGGTTTGCACATCCCTTCTATTTTTTTGCACATGCCAAGGAGGGCCCACAACACAGTTGACATCTCCTGTAATTGTTTTATTCATAAGgagatttataataataataataataataatttatatttatttatttaaataaataataataataagacatagGCGGTAAGAACCAGAAACATAGGGGGGAAGGTCACAAAGGACTACTACCATTTGGCCAAACATTCTTCTACTCTATTGGAACTCCCTAGGCCAGGGTCTTCTGAAGTATTGGCCATTAAATACTGATAAAAGGAATTAAAAGTTGGGAAAGTTATTGCAAATACAATCAAGTGAGCATACATTTTTAGGCAAGCCATatagaaaattaaaaaacaacaaccacgaaTGATAGCCCCAGTGAAATGAGGTCTAGCAAATTTAACATTATATTAAAACAGGTTAGCTTAACACACTAAATTCTGTAATAGGATAACACCTATTCTCATAATTTCTTCTTATAAAAGCAGCTATGGGGTTTCCAACTTCATGAGATAaagatgataatggtgataaagGTAATGAACTTTCGGAAGAACTGCTGTTTGTAAAATTACTTGGAATGTAATTTTACAAACCAGATAATTAGAGACATTCAGAAAGGTTAATCATGCTAAAAAGGATAACTCTCCCATCTTTCTTTTGGCTGTGCCTAGCCGACTTTCTAATACTTTTTGGACTAAGTTCTAAATCTACTACAATTCCCAATCTGTGGGGGATAATCATATATTATATACAAATACATGTATTAAAGCCCTGAATGCTATTTTTTGGCTGTTTCTTTTAGAAAAACTGCTTCACAAAGAGTAGAGAAACAAAACAATGTCAAACAGACTTAAGGGCTCCGTGTTTCATTTGGAAGCTTCCAGATCCTCTAGGCATGTAGACGAAGTCTAGGAAGCACAGAGAATAGACAATAGCTTCAAGGAATATCACATGTGGCAAGGCTTTTCTGTAGTACCACAAGCCTAgctgaaacaaataaaaaaccgAAGTAGCTCCCCAGGCCACTCCAGCATATGTAGTGAAGCTACAACAGACCTTCAACACTGGTGGACCCTGAGGAAGCCATGAATAAGGTGCTCTGAGGAACGTGCTTCACAAGTGGGGTCAGAGTGAAGACGCTGCGCAATCAGCAGCCCAAGAGAACACTGCTGTCTGAAGGTACATAAGACCATTGCCAGGCACTTATAGAAAAAGGGCACCCATTGACACAAGTAGCCAttgcctctctctcctcaccctTTCCCCAACCATGATATGAAACCAAACTTCCCTAATCGCCTCTAAACCGACTGCAGCATCGCGTCAGGATTTCAGGCAAAGCTCTTTTCTGgctttatctggagatgccatggctgcgcctctgcctctgcccactttctttccttctcttttcgGGGTAACAGGAATGGGTTCACCCAACAGGGCTACCGCCCAAGGAGAAGTGCTTGGCTTCCTCATCCTCTCTGGGTGGCCTGGCGGGAAGGACTGGCGCAGGAGAGTACCGAGCCCACCAAAGGCTAGAACCGAGGCTACGTTGCTGTTGGACTCTTATTCCAGAGTGCTcatgattaaaaattaaaaaaaaagaatcgcTATATATCAGCCTGAGTAACAGGCACTTGAGTCCATTCTCAGGGAAGATACACCAGCCTCGGTTGCCATTAATCAACAAGCACCTGCGAGATCCCCTTCCCTGTGGGACGGAAGAAgccacccagcctcctcccctggtcccaccccccGGGACGGCTCTCTCCGCGGCTCTTCTCCACCCCGGGGCAGGTCCAGGCCGGCCGCCGCGAAGTAGTTCCCGCCCATATCTCAGCGAGCGCCACAACAGCAAGCGGCGGCCTGGCGCTGCCGGCTCTCGGCAGCTGACGTTGCTGTCGTGGCTCCGCCCGTGCAGAAGCTGCCCTGCCGCCTCCATGGAGCAAAGGCTGGCCGAGTTCCGAGCTGCCCGCCGTGGCCCCGGCGACACGGTTCACTCGGCCAAGCCCTCAGAAAAGGCGAAGACGGCGGCGACTGTCACGACGACAACGGCGGCAACGGCGCAGGCCCCAATCCAGGCCCAGCCCCCGAATGAGGTGGGTTATCTTTCACACGAGATGATCCTGCCCCCTGTGGCGCGTTGTGGGGACCCCGAGGCCGCCTTTTCAAATTTCGTCGGACCCCAAAGGGCTCGACAGGCAAACGGGGAGCGTGGCGGAGCTTAACGCTTCTCGGAGCCGCTCCACTTCGAGGTTCGGTGTGTTGAAGGAAGCCTTCACTAAGTGGCTACCGAGGGCCACGTTTATTCAGACGGGGTAGAGAATTGTGGCACTACTTCAGGCTAAaggaatatatgtgtgtgtgttgcggggaAAGCTGCATATTTGAATGTTCCGACACCCAAAATCCGTTCCTGAACATACTATGCCAGGGGAAAGCGTTTAGCTTAGCTtgacacagttggctacagaatcggactcaaagagtgcttatcaatggaaccttctcaaactgggggaaggtaaggagtggggtaccgcagggctcagtcctgggcccagtgcgcttcaacatttttcttaatgatttggacgaggaggtgcagggaacgctgatcaaatttgcagatgacacaaaattgggtgggatagctaataccctggaagacagaaacaaacttcaaagtgatcttgataggctggagtgctgggctgaaaacaacagcgtggaatttaatagggataaatgccaagttctacatttaggaaatagaaaccaaatgcagttacaagatgggggatacttggctcagcaatactacaaaatgagaaggatcttggaattgttgtagatcacaagctgaatatgagccaacagtgtgatgtggctgcaagaaaggcaaatgctattttgggctgcattaatagaagtatagcttccaaatcgcacaaggtactggttcctctctatttggacctggttaggcctcatcttgagtattgcgccaattctgggcaccacacttcaagaaggatgcagacaagctgaagtgtgttcagagaaggacaatgaggatggtcaggggtctgtaaataaagctctatgaggagagactgaaacaactgggcatgttttgtctggagaagagaagattgaggggagacatgatagcactcttcaaatacttgaaaggttgtcacacagaggagtctaagtgagcgcaggaaggatttaccccgagtcaaagcaagacacacacaaaccaggagGAAACCAGGAGGAGGAATTCAGGCgggcagatctagtatgggggagtcagtcccggcagatgccccaccacagcagcaccccggggggaaggcaggcaggcagctagcTGACATTTGCACCTTAACATTACAGGGTTCAGAGGGGAGGTATGTGCTGATGTGTTTCTTCACTGAAAGTAAGTATTAGTAATACATAATTTCCTCTGCCGTCCccgtccttttttccttgtgtgttgtgtctttttaagatttttaagcctgcaggtagggaccgtcttatttaagtgattgcatgtaaactggtctggagaggaatgaacaaatataaaCGCTCgaagcgagaacccaacatagggagcaaggtgtacatcctgaaagaccgtgtgcatTTTCCTCTGCCGTCCCCGtccatttttccttgtgtgtcgtgtctttttaagattttaagTCTGCGGGTAGGGACcgtcttagtaacttgggatactgggaaacttctctttcttagtctgaacggacttttcccagtgttttttaaaacagtagccccaccaaatgcacaaacacaacctgaaatcatatactaagcaaataaataacagataggaaacacagcactgctacccaccctaaccttggtgaacaactgaatagatgtggtccaaggggatgaggtccactagggcatgtggatgtgcccagtgcactccttggagggtcatcagagccctccaaagagtaactagtggagagactggagaagctaatgcctgttatgagttgaagtaacaggtagcttcttaattaccccttccccctgggcacgtccacttccctgttactggtaaaagatagacatagccttttaaaaaaaattcttgttgtatattcagcagcactgctgcttttaattccacccctcctttatttatttatttattccgtttTACACCCCATcacccaagctctcctggcttttcctcttcagtgaagtcaggcaggctttcattgtggttcaactccttattgttgttgttgttattattattgctattaatattaattagtactgctattattaacattattattttgttgttgtttaataatggctgtgatcacaatgcagtcaatcaactctgaagcaaggatcacaaagctttactcttatcctcctagcctcctagttatgggatgcaaaagaaaaggcatctctctgtgctgctcccgcctcacagggatggtttgcattactggcatccttggctcacttccttgtgcccccagaaatgtctgctccatgcctgccttcccgcctccgcctgtgtgctgttgttttggggtatctgccgggactgactcccccatagatctatcgcatatctttgcctgcctctctgcctggctgtcttcctcctctgtgcccgcctcgcagggatggtttttgtgtgtcttgctttgtctcaggggacaagtccttcctgcgctcacttagactttttgaagttccaaatcaattttacaagtgtgaaagaagattcatataggtttatctactccccaattcatggcatgttgggatttcctttgaaatggccccattgagctgtctgcagctttaaatccctgagatactgaggtgtccgattttcaaaaattccccaaaaatcaggggaggcttggattggcttgattcttggcatgcgtgtatatacgtccatgaggtgtcatggtgccaaacttgaggtttctaacgtgaaaattgacgtagttctagcatgggacttgatttggggtgagttaaaaggttaaagccccgccaaaaatcgggatgatgggacttgcttgaaacttgccatgaatgtggatctagatggcatctgtgagggtgcccacttcagaGTTTTTTATCTgccaaaatgtcagagcaaatcccatgtttgaaaatggggtgtccgattttcaaaaattccccaaaaatcaggggacgcttggattggcttgaggcttggcaagcatgtatggataagctatcatggtgccgaacttgaggtttctaacgtgaaaattaacggagatatagaaaaggggtgtttgaattggggttaggggtgctgcattggaggttaaagccccccccaaatcaggggatgatggaatctgcttgaaacttgccatgaatgcggatgtgcctgcttccaagtttttatctgtcagaatgtcagagtaaatcccatgtctgaaaatggggtgtccgattttcataaattccccaaaaatcaggggatgatgggattggcttgagtcttggcatgcatgtgtatacatacatgaggtgtcatggttccgagtttgaggtttctaacgtgaaaattgacggagatatcgaaaggggtgtgaattgggtttatgggtggtgtgttagaggttaaagccccgccaaaaatcaggggatgatgggatttgcttgaaacttggcatgaatgtggatctagatggcatctgtgagggtgcccacttcaaaattttttatctgtcaaaatgttggagaacagtccatgtctgaaaatggggtgtctgattttcaaaaattccccaaaaatcaggggacgcttggatgggcttgaggcttggcatgcgtgtgtatatgtccatgaggtgtcctggtgccaaacttgaggtttctaactttaacagaaaaaaagttgtacttttttggatttcaatgcaagcctatgggggggggggaagctgagctccgatccggatccagagctccgcagcggagcggagcggaccataggtggggtggagcgaagcggacccgatccgcaatttgcggatctggaagagaagcggatcgaggggtccgtgcacacccctaatatacacattatcTGACAGTAGGATTGGAAGTCAGCATGGGGTGAATGAAAATTGCAACTACCACACACTGAGAACACTGTTtaatgcgcgcacacacacacacacacacacacacactaaattacTCAGGAAAGAACTTGGAGCCATGCAAActaaaaatgaattaattaataaaaatgaattaaaaattaattcatttttattttgcaccTAATAAATGCTGAAACTCATGTACTATGCTGCTGTCCAGTCTTCCAGTTTAGAAAGTTCCTTTTGAAATTTCAGCCTGACATAATATCTCCAGATTGTTTATGaatatattaattaaaaacacTGTACCAAATGCCAATCCTCAAGCCATTTATCTTTTTGTTCTGAAAAATCtccatttatttttacttttaatccCTATTTCTAATCTTTATCACTGTAGAGTTTTTTTGTATGACCTACGAAGAATCTTGGTGTTTTCAAGAAGTGtacataaaaatgcaaagaattaTAGAATTGAAAGTGACACGTTAGACTATCTACAGTTTTATTTCTATCCCAATGAAACATACTGTATACCTAAAGCCATCTGTGACAGATGCCTCCTGGCCTCCTTATGAAATCCACCATGGGAGGAGATCCCACAGCCTATCTCAACTACATGTTCCATTGCTCAAATGCTCTTACAGTTAGAAAGAATGCATATTTCTAGCTTTTAAACTTCCAGTAATTTTGAAACTATTGTTTCACCCTAGCCTTACTGGAAAGGATAGGTcgtccttcctccccacccaccttgaTGTACTTTTAAATATCTGCAGTCTGTACATACGCATATGTCCCCACTGTGTATTTTTTTCTGCCCCATGGAAACATTGTTTTGCTCTTAGTCTGCTTTTTCCAAACCATCACACCCATAGCATGAATAACCCAGTTATCTTTTTTTGATCTTATTTCTTAGGAATCTATTCGAAGAACAGAACGCCCCAAGGACAAAACTGTTACATCCCCTCTGCCATGGTGGACCCATTGCTTTCTCATGAATGTGACTTTCCTCAAGTTTCTTCTCTGGCTGGTTTTACTAGGACTGTTCGTGGAACTGGAATTTGGTTTGCCTTATTTTGTCCTTTCTATGTTTTATTGGATCTATGTAGGAACCCGTGGCCCTGAAGAAAGACAGACTGGAGAAAAAAGTGCTTATTCTGTATTTAACCCAGGCTGTGAAGCTATTGAAGGAACCCTCACAGCAGAACAGTTTGAGAGAGAATTACAGTATCGGCCCTTAGCCGAGAGGTAACTGGTATCAGTTCCAGTTATTTTATTATATCTACAAACTTCTTTATCCTGGTTACTGTGAAtagacttcttttcttttctttgaacaaaattaaaactgttttctgtgatatttttcatcttaaaaacactttaaaaacactaaaaaacaCACTCAATTATCATTGAGAGTCTATCTGCACTTCCTGTTTCTAATACAAAAACCAGGTATTAAAGGGGGTTGATTATGTGAAGGCTGATTCAAGCATCcatatttttgcttttttttaattggatgtTTCCATGGTGAACTAAAACAATGCATGTCTGGCAGTTTCTACTCAGATTAATAGTTAAGGGTTGATA
This sequence is a window from Elgaria multicarinata webbii isolate HBS135686 ecotype San Diego chromosome 4, rElgMul1.1.pri, whole genome shotgun sequence. Protein-coding genes within it:
- the SAYSD1 gene encoding SAYSvFN domain-containing protein 1 translates to MEQRLAEFRAARRGPGDTVHSAKPSEKAKTAATVTTTTAATAQAPIQAQPPNEESIRRTERPKDKTVTSPLPWWTHCFLMNVTFLKFLLWLVLLGLFVELEFGLPYFVLSMFYWIYVGTRGPEERQTGEKSAYSVFNPGCEAIEGTLTAEQFERELQYRPLAER